One Trichoderma atroviride chromosome 7, complete sequence DNA segment encodes these proteins:
- a CDS encoding uncharacterized protein (TransMembrane:12 (i138-159o171-193i205-223o229-252i264-289o295-315i371-390o410-432i453-472o478-500i507-532o544-564i)), which produces MDSAERELWEAERDASAGRYQRASNEIERAITASSASSSSDRDSIYRRRTNMSRVSTQNDLERHSTALSRIATQRSQHVNTVGGSIRSESRASRKPLPAFGGGKPYPPLLPAQEEYVVEFDGPNDPLHAQNWPTRKKLLTSAMLAYTTVVATFTSSIFSSATSTVARKFDVGLEVGVLGTSLYVLGFAFGPSLWAPLSELKGRRLPIVVSIFGFSLFTIATATAKDIQTILICRFFAGFFGSCPLAVVAAVFSDMFDNRTRGTAIAIFSMTVFTGPMLAPFIGGFIVTSYLGWRWTEYLCAIMGFAAFILDLFFLEESYPPVILVSKASELRRRTKNWGIHAKQEEIEIDFGELVSKNFLRPIRLLFTEPIIFLLSLYMSFIYGLLYLFFTAYPLVFQGVHGFTPGISGLTFFGLVIGELLATFTIIAQVPWYNRKLAANNGMPIPEWRLPNMMVGGIAFAGGIFWFGWTGFSADIHWAAPAVSGILTGFGLMSIFLQALNYIVDAYLMFAASALAGNTLMRSLFGAAFPLFGRQMFVGMHIQWASTLLGCVAVALAPIPFIFYKYGAKIRAKSKIAPVFSAPADEPESSDTNVDENEEVQREKEEEHNAAALANAPKKESEVGGPAETV; this is translated from the exons ATGGATTCCGCCGAACGAGAGCTCTGGGAGGCAGAGCGCGATGCCTCGGCCGGTCGCTACCAGCGCGCCAGCAACGAAATCGAGCGGGCCATAACAGcgtcgtcggcctcgtcgtcttcagaTCGCGACAGCATCTACCGCCGCCGAACTAACATGAGTCGCGTATCAACGCAAAACGATCTGGAGCGTCACTCCACGGCCCTCAGTCGCATTGCCACCCAGAGAAGCCAGCACGTTAACACCGTTGGAGGCTCAATCCGCTCAGAGAGTAGAGCCTCTCGAAAGCCTCTGCCAGCTTTTGGTGGCGGCAAGCCATACCCCCCATTACTGCCTGCCCAAGAAGAATATGTCGTCGAGTTTGACGGGCCCAACGACCCTCTACACGCTCAGAATTGGCCGACAAGAAAGAAGCTCCTCACGTCTGCCATGCTGGCCTATACTACAGTCGTCGCAACCTTtacatcttccatcttctcttctgcgaCATCCACCGTGGCCAGGAAATTCGATGTGGGCCTCGAGGTTGGCGTTTTGGGCACTTCGCTTTACGTTCTGGGTTTCGCATTCGGTCCCTCGCTGTGGGCGCCGTTGTCTGAATTGAAGGGCCGTCGTTTGCCCATTgtcgtctccatctttggcttctctctcttcaccaTTGCGACGGCCACTGCCAAGGATATTCAGACGATTCTCATCTGCCGTTTCTTCGCTGGCTTCTTCGGCTCCTGCCCCCTGGCTGTCGTtgccgccgtcttctccGACATGTTTGACAACAGGACTAGAGGAACAGCTATTGCTATTTTTTCCATGACTGTTTTCACTGGCCCCATGCTGGCGCCCTTCATCGGCGGCTTCATTGTTACATCCTATCTGGGGTGGCGCTGGACCGAGTATCTCTGTGCTATTATGGGATTCGCCGCTTTTATTCTCGACTTGTTCTTTCTCGAGGAGTCTTATCCACCAGTCATCCTTGTTAGCAAGGCGTCTGAGCTGCGACGACGGACTAAGAACTGGGGCATCCATGCCAAACAGGAGGAAATCGAAAtcgactttggcgagctCGTCAGCAAGAATTTCCTCCGTCCGATACGCCTTCTGTTCACCGAacccatcatcttccttctctctctttacaTGAGTTTTATCTATGGGCTGCTCTATCTATTCTTCACCGCGTACCCCCTTGTTTTCCAAGGTGTTCACGGATTCACCCCGGGCATTTCTGGGTTGACTTTCTTCGGATTGGTTATTGGTGAGCTTCTTGCTACCTTTACCATCATTGCTCAGGTGCCATGGTACAATCGCAAACTTGCTGCAAACAATGGCATGCCAATTCCGGAGTGGCGATTGCCCAACATGATGGTTGGCGGTATTGCCTTTGCCGGCGGCATCTTTTGGTTTGGATG GACTGGATTCTCGGCCGATATCCATTGGGCAGCCCCTGCTGTCAGCGGAATTCTCACGGGCTTCGGCCTCATGTCGATTTTCCTCCAGGCCCTCAACTATATTGTCGATGCCTACCTCATGTTTGCCGCTTCAGCCCTTGCCGGAAACACTCTGATGAGATCTCTCTTTGGAGCTGCTTTCCCGCTTTTTGGGCGTCAAATGTTCGTTGGCATGCACATTCAGTGGGCTAGCACCCTTCTCGGCTGCGTAGCCGTTGCCCTGGCCCCTATCCCATTCATTTTCTACAAATACGGTGCCAAGATTCGAGCAAAGAGCAAGATTGCTCCCGTCTTTTCTGCCCCAGCCGATGAACCCGAATCTTCTGATACCAACGTGGACGAGAACGAAGAGgtgcagagagagaaggaagaagagcacaaCGCAGCAGCATTGGCCAATGCGCCAAAGAAGGAGAGCGAGGTTGGCGGCCCCGCTGAGACCGTATAA
- a CDS encoding uncharacterized protein (TransMembrane:1 (o12-30i)), with the protein MSSTISSWTSVGWTAIGVVFTGAIFLLALLQACKPTLFPVGKFSKEVKDLLNDASFGKIRDDLEAMKRNVEASMTAVPAGEAPAETLRDIVTSTRDETRAMREALTGLASALTAAYADLAPALTAFTDEVRAMSRASTDLVGEMTAVRGEVCAMREDVKRSKADVATSVNAPPEVSSELRRLRTDDSKIQRAGNSPLRSHLG; encoded by the coding sequence ATGTCGTCGACCATCTCTTCGTGGACTTCCGTGGGCTGGACGGCCATCGGAGTCGTTTTTACTGGAGCAATATTTTTgctcgcccttcttcaggCCTGCAAGCCTACTTTGTTTCCTGTTGGCAAATTTTCCAAGGAGGTCAAAGATCTCCTTAACGACGCCAGCTTTGGAAAAATCCGAGACGATCTGGAGGCAATGAAGAGGAACGTCGAGGCGTCGATGACGGCAGTGCCTGCTGGGGAGGCACCTGCTGAGACGCTTCGGGACATCGTCACCTCAACCAGAGACGAAACCCGTGCAATGAGGGAGGCATTGACGGGTCTAGCCTCTGCGTTGACGGCTGCATACGCAGACCTAGCTCCTGCGCTGACGGCTTTCACTGACGAAGTTCGTGCGATGAGCCGGGCATCCACGGACCTAGTCGGTGAAATGACGGCAGTCAGAGGCGAAGTTTGCGCGATGCGAGAGGATGTCAAGAGGTCGAAGGCAGATGTGGCGACTTCGGTCAACGCTCCGCCCGAGGTCTCTTCTGAACTCCGACGGCTGAGGACAGACGACTCGAAGATCCAGAGAGCTGGCAACTCTCCCCTGCGATCCCATTTGGGTTAA
- a CDS encoding uncharacterized protein (BUSCO:EOG092D2V2V) → MIPSLCRLRCPQWQLRARICSARTFSDVKRPSSAPKPIIDIKHIRQNPELYEKTCLERNYKRQASYPARIGQLHAEWQQLQKDGRALRERSNLLRKELANSATSSDDEDLKDVKNMSREKVQEEARALKSELVVIEKKEADAVTQMEALALEIPNLTSADTPRGEEFEVLSYINEPPSFEQGPERIWRSHVHIGAELGILDFAGAATASGWGWYYLLGEAAQLEQALIQYALAVVTKHGWTQVSPPTMVYSHIGAACGFQPRDQNGEQQVYAIAQSRADAERGVPEMSLAGTSEIPLAGMKAMSTIDAVDLPLKRVAVSRCYRAEAGARGAETKGLYRVHEFSKVEMFAWTGPDEFEAREAFDEMLDIQTEILLSLGLYCRVLSMPSTDLGASATRKIDMEAWFPSREHHSGGWGEVTSASLCTDYQTRRLATRLKTTSGKLVFPWTANGTALAVPRVLAAILENGWDEEEGTVTIPECLWPWMGRDKIGPSARRRKDGNVGEMMA, encoded by the coding sequence ATGATTCCCTCATTATGCCGCTTGCGCTGCCCCCAGTGGCAGCTACGAGCCCGCATCTGCTCTGCGCGGACCTTTTCAGACGTCAAGCGCCCTTCGTCTGCGCCAAAGCCCATCATTGACATCAAGCACATTCGGCAGAACCCGGAGCTCTATGAGAAGACGTGCCTGGAGCGCAACTACAAGCGTCAGGCTTCTTACCCTGCGAGAATCGGCCAATTGCATGCTgagtggcagcagcttcagaagGATGGCCGCGCGCTGAGGGAGAGGTCGAATTTGCTGAGGAAAGAGCTGGCGAATTCGGCGACGagcagcgatgatgaggacctCAAGGATGTGAAGAACATGAGCCGCGAGAAGGTCCAGGAGGAAGCGAGAGCACTAAAGAGCGAGCTAGTGGtgattgagaagaaggaggccgaTGCGGTTACGCAGATggaggcgctggcgctggagattCCAAACCTCACCAGCGCGGATACGCCAAGGGGAGAGGAATTTGAAGTTTTAAGCTATATCAACGAACCGCCGAGCTTTGAGCAGGGACCTGAGAGGATCTGGAGATCTCATGTCCACATCGGCGCTGAGTTGGGCATTCTCGACtttgctggtgctgccacGGCCTCTGGCTGGGGGTGGTACTATCTGCTCGGCGAAGCAGCACAGCTGGAGCAAGCCCTGATCCAATATGCCCTCGCAGTGGTTACAAAACACGGATGGACGCAAGTGTCGCCCCCTACTATGGTGTACAGTCATATTGGCGCTGCCTGTGGTTTCCAACCTCGCGACCAGAACGGCGAGCAGCAAGTCTATGCCATCGCCCAATCCCGAGCAGACGCTGAGCGGGGCGTACCCGAGATGAGCCTGGCGGGAACCTCCGAGATTCCTCTCGCTGGCATGAAGGCCATGTCTACTATCGACGCTGTTGATCTACCTCTGAAGAGAGTCGCCGTATCAAGATGCTACCGTGCGGAAGCTGGTGCCCGCGGCGCCGAAACAAAGGGCCTCTATCGCGTGCATGAGTTTTCCAAAGTCGAAATGTTTGCGTGGACGGGCCCCGACGAGTTTGAAGCCCGGGAAGCCTTTGACGAGATGCTGGACATTCAGACAGAGATCCTCCTCTCCCTAGGACTGTACTGTCGCGTCCTGTCCATGCCGTCGACGGATCTCGGTGCGTCTGCGACACGTAAAATCGACATGGAAGCTTGGTTCCCCAGCAGAGAGCATCACAGCGGCGGATGGGGTGAAGTTACGTCCGCGAGCCTCTGTACGGACTATCAGACGAGGCGACTAGCGACACGCCTTAAGACGACTAGCGGCAAGCTTGTCTTTCCTTGGACGGCCAATGGGACGGCGCTGGCGGTGCCGAGGGTGCTGGCTGCCATTTTAGAGAACGGGtgggacgaggaggagggaacGGTGACTATTCCGGAGTGTTTGTGGCCGTGGATGGGGAGGGACAAGATTGGGCCttcggcgaggaggaggaaggaCGGGAATGTGGGGGAGATGATGgcgtaa